Proteins from one Desulfonema limicola genomic window:
- a CDS encoding dockerin type I repeat-containing protein: MKLSKERRVYFYLIIFIFFSHNEVKASFSIFSNRLEWESNTSGQIFKEDFESDTIGDHKTPYITSGNIMIDGINSQRTIQIFSDGLVNGSQAPHFRDFGAMISFTFPDKVSAFGFDFYCPEEWYLYINDLLVTKLPDQYKEFIGITSTEPLSSFVLTNPSYAQRGMSIDTISYTFSKLVIKGDINNDYNVNLSDALIILKLISGSDISNFIDKNNLILNSDINGDSKIGIEEVIYILKIVVELID; encoded by the coding sequence ATGAAACTATCAAAAGAACGCCGAGTATATTTTTACCTAATTATTTTTATTTTTTTTAGTCATAATGAGGTTAAAGCAAGTTTTTCAATATTTTCAAATCGTTTAGAATGGGAATCAAATACTTCGGGGCAGATATTTAAAGAAGATTTTGAATCTGATACGATTGGAGACCACAAAACACCTTATATAACTTCGGGAAATATTATGATAGATGGTATAAATAGTCAGAGAACTATACAGATTTTTTCTGATGGGCTTGTCAATGGCTCACAGGCTCCTCATTTCAGAGATTTTGGTGCAATGATTTCCTTTACATTTCCAGACAAAGTTTCGGCTTTTGGGTTTGATTTTTACTGTCCTGAAGAGTGGTACTTATATATAAACGATTTGCTTGTGACAAAGTTACCAGATCAATATAAAGAATTTATTGGTATAACATCAACAGAACCTTTATCATCTTTTGTTTTAACTAACCCGAGCTATGCCCAAAGGGGTATGAGTATAGATACTATTTCTTATACATTTTCTAAATTAGTTATTAAAGGGGACATAAACAATGATTATAATGTTAACTTATCCGATGCACTTATTATCTTGAAGTTAATTAGTGGTTCCGATATATCTAATTTTATTGATAAAAATAATTTGATATTAAATTCAGACATAAATGGTGACTCAAAAATCGGTATAGAGGAAGTTATATATATTTTGAAAATAGTAGTTGAGTTAATAGATTAA
- a CDS encoding carboxypeptidase-like regulatory domain-containing protein, which yields MKQKNFLNIGTKAALVFSILIFTVCSVIAEDSITNPEIVPSNLYGENRTAILQIHVNPQDGIKIPNVRAEIIAPVPASQYPVVSLEDDNNDGIYKGVYTEFNQQGDYIILFYADYNGGTYGPVQGTLSKTEPAADDYEDDDTYIRARSIFINTPESQHHNFHKSGDSDWVMFYGISGVQYTVRVDNQSDISDAVIEIYKPDGQTLILKSENNNTAGFSNSLYWSCPETEVYFVKLYNLNLDYYGETVSYDLEVIRPEAGDEGYIWGTVTIKNTDSNIYKARIKTKEGSGSAASDKDGIYEFKEEEGNYTLEAELEGYVKIELPVVIEKTKRTTINIEMIPIGDINGDSTIGLADAILALQIISDSTEISDIIILQAEVNEDMRIGLEDAIYILRKTAGML from the coding sequence ATGAAACAGAAAAATTTTTTAAATATTGGGACTAAGGCAGCATTAGTATTTTCGATTTTAATTTTCACTGTATGTTCTGTTATAGCAGAAGATTCTATTACTAATCCTGAGATAGTTCCATCAAACTTATATGGCGAAAATAGAACTGCTATACTTCAAATTCATGTAAATCCCCAAGACGGAATAAAAATTCCCAATGTCAGGGCAGAAATCATCGCACCTGTTCCTGCTTCACAATATCCTGTTGTTTCGCTTGAAGATGATAATAATGATGGAATTTATAAAGGGGTTTATACAGAATTCAATCAACAGGGTGATTATATTATCCTGTTTTACGCTGACTATAACGGAGGTACTTATGGTCCGGTACAGGGTACACTCAGCAAAACCGAGCCTGCTGCCGATGATTATGAAGATGACGATACTTATATCCGTGCTAGATCAATTTTTATAAATACTCCTGAGTCACAGCATCATAACTTTCACAAGTCAGGAGATTCTGACTGGGTAATGTTCTATGGTATCTCAGGAGTGCAATATACAGTCAGAGTTGATAATCAGAGCGATATTTCCGATGCTGTAATCGAAATATATAAGCCGGACGGACAGACACTGATACTGAAATCGGAAAACAATAACACAGCTGGTTTTTCAAATTCCCTGTACTGGTCATGCCCAGAAACCGAAGTCTATTTTGTAAAACTTTATAATCTCAATCTGGATTATTATGGTGAAACTGTAAGCTACGATCTTGAGGTTATCCGGCCTGAAGCCGGTGATGAAGGATATATCTGGGGTACGGTTACAATAAAAAATACAGATAGCAATATTTATAAAGCCAGAATAAAAACAAAAGAGGGTAGTGGTTCAGCCGCAAGTGATAAAGACGGGATATATGAATTTAAAGAAGAAGAAGGGAATTATACTTTGGAGGCAGAACTGGAAGGATATGTAAAGATTGAACTACCTGTTGTTATAGAAAAAACAAAGAGAACTACTATAAATATTGAAATGATTCCGATAGGAGACATAAACGGAGATAGTACAATAGGGCTGGCTGATGCAATTCTGGCTTTACAGATCATATCCGACAGCACAGAAATCTCGGACATAATTATTTTGCAGGCAGAGGTAAACGAAGATATGCGGATCGGACTTGAAGACGCGATATATATTTTAAGAAAAACAGCCGGAATGTTGTAA
- a CDS encoding C13 family peptidase: protein MLKKKELLMYLKSEPNIFITLSALFLLLFFISDAISEELKLKFVNPNLGKLDQNFDATITGTGFDEKTTISIYPDIVNDKAKIGTFATPGYAKDFCIFNKNAYIAAGDTGLQIIDISDPENLQIIGAVDTPGYAQSIDVEDGKAYIADGDSGLQIIDISNARIPQIIKTISIPGPAELVQIVGNKAYVGHDYSESQASGIVIIDISNLEIPRIVGAIPGYARGFKILEDIIYVSYMGTGNIGGDFKIIDISTPDNPQNIGYIHIQTKTYGISVLDEIAYVTAYENGLQIIDVSDPENPNIINSVAIPGNSMNVTIVNNSAYVSSTAGIQVVDLMNLDTPKLIGVYGMKNTAEKIFVSDQIVYVLEPSGLQLINKDRLYAPQVVAQVHMLETAKSLTVLNDKVYVDSYVVGHESKFHTIDISDIQHPEIISSIDTSYHDRSGFGIKNEIVYIASGFYGIQIIDISNPEFPKNIDSIKDTVQYDVMIENNKLYAIGGYFSVFDISDPKNPTQIASLDKSGTCLTVSDQKAYIGSGSTVYVIDISNPTTPHLIESVDMAGVVTSIEVFNKKAYVTLYGQGLQIIDVSENKKIEILGLVDTPGMARKVAVKDNKAYVADDYRGLQIIDISDPKNPTITSSLDTPGEARDVKIVNSLAYIADGSGGVVIISLPIEVDSIIWNSETSLSFSVSGFEIPAHYTLKIYNEMGSAELSGAITLVPPEQSYLLETKAIIVAGTNSDNKIWNETKLAADYAYNALLFQGYTAESIYYLSPVITSDKVDAQSTYDNLSYAINTWTRQNPSATELLIYFVDHGNSGNFIINTSEKLNVAELDNWLDKLQNDLSIPIIFIYDACQSGTFLPQLTPPDVKERINITGASAENAWFLNEGKLSFSYQFWDAIYKSGELSDAFTWGRNQMQPYQNAQIDANGNGIGNEAEDETLSDNMKIRRGYRPQTDIPYIYNVSAPQTLYEKTSASIHASVSYVKNRSEIRKLWAIITPPDFDPESPDTPITDLLEIELLDTDEDNIYEAVYNDFTINGLYKIIICAMNTEGVYSLFKETSVYKSSKYIVAVSDPKKIYNDNISTTIWAALDSKYKHVKITRVWAEIIPPELNEKTDQIELYDLKNDGIFEAEYGNFIGDGAYQVNIYATDENGYTSPFMQTVITHKKDDTNRDIYEEDDSFEMTTYIKVNDIRHHNFHDCGDIDIANNYLQKEILYRVTVRSTSDICDPLFQIFTIEGNDYKPVTEIIKNIGVGKNDSLSFICQSSNVYFIKISNSDPNIFGQDITYDLEIERPIEGNVGIIQGTIISPSGAPISNAIIYSNGGGSDISRDNGFFSITDPVGSHIFTVEAYGYNIYQTSVTCSQNNTLHLNIILDTADAKPGDINGDGAIMLSDALIALQIAAGYSEFSQTVCKNADINNDFLLGLEEAIFVMQNVSEK from the coding sequence ATGTTAAAAAAAAAGGAACTATTAATGTATTTGAAAAGTGAACCCAATATTTTCATTACTTTATCGGCTCTATTCTTGCTCTTATTTTTTATTTCTGATGCAATTTCAGAAGAACTAAAGTTGAAATTTGTAAATCCAAATTTAGGAAAATTGGACCAAAATTTCGATGCAACGATAACAGGAACAGGATTTGATGAAAAAACTACTATTTCTATATACCCAGATATTGTTAATGATAAGGCAAAAATTGGGACATTTGCCACACCAGGTTATGCCAAGGATTTTTGCATTTTTAACAAGAATGCCTATATAGCTGCTGGAGACACTGGTCTTCAAATTATTGATATCAGCGATCCAGAAAATCTTCAGATAATTGGGGCAGTAGATACACCGGGATATGCACAAAGCATTGATGTAGAAGATGGGAAGGCTTATATAGCCGATGGGGATTCCGGGCTTCAGATAATTGATATCAGCAATGCTAGAATTCCTCAGATTATCAAAACTATATCTATACCTGGGCCAGCAGAACTTGTCCAAATTGTAGGAAATAAAGCATATGTAGGACATGATTATAGTGAGAGCCAAGCTTCAGGCATTGTTATAATTGACATTAGCAACTTGGAAATACCACGGATTGTAGGCGCTATACCTGGTTATGCCCGTGGGTTCAAAATATTGGAAGATATAATATATGTCTCTTATATGGGAACTGGTAATATAGGCGGAGACTTTAAGATAATTGATATCAGTACTCCAGATAATCCACAGAATATTGGATATATCCATATACAAACAAAAACATATGGTATTTCAGTTCTTGATGAAATAGCTTATGTCACAGCATATGAGAATGGCCTTCAGATAATTGATGTAAGCGATCCGGAAAATCCTAATATCATCAACTCAGTAGCTATTCCGGGCAATTCGATGAATGTTACAATAGTTAATAATTCAGCTTATGTTTCATCTACTGCCGGAATCCAGGTAGTAGATCTCATGAATCTTGATACCCCCAAACTGATAGGGGTTTATGGTATGAAAAATACTGCTGAAAAAATTTTTGTATCAGATCAAATTGTGTATGTATTAGAACCAAGCGGTCTCCAATTAATAAACAAAGATCGACTATATGCTCCACAAGTTGTAGCACAAGTTCATATGCTTGAAACAGCTAAAAGTTTGACTGTCTTAAATGATAAGGTTTATGTAGATAGTTATGTAGTTGGACATGAAAGCAAGTTTCATACAATTGATATCAGTGACATTCAACATCCTGAAATTATATCTTCAATTGACACTTCATACCATGACAGGAGTGGCTTTGGAATTAAAAATGAAATAGTATATATTGCATCTGGTTTTTACGGTATCCAAATAATAGACATCAGTAATCCAGAATTTCCAAAAAATATTGATTCTATAAAAGATACAGTCCAGTATGATGTTATGATTGAAAATAACAAATTATATGCTATTGGTGGTTATTTTTCAGTTTTCGATATTAGTGATCCAAAAAATCCGACCCAGATTGCCTCTTTAGACAAATCAGGAACCTGTCTGACTGTCTCAGATCAAAAAGCTTATATAGGATCCGGTTCGACTGTGTATGTAATAGACATAAGCAATCCTACAACTCCACATTTGATTGAATCTGTTGATATGGCAGGTGTTGTTACAAGTATAGAGGTTTTTAATAAAAAAGCTTACGTAACTTTATATGGCCAAGGGCTTCAAATTATAGATGTTTCAGAAAATAAGAAAATTGAAATATTAGGTTTAGTAGATACACCTGGAATGGCAAGAAAAGTTGCAGTTAAAGATAATAAAGCATATGTGGCAGATGATTATAGAGGGTTGCAAATAATTGATATCAGTGATCCGAAAAATCCGACAATAACTTCATCTTTAGATACACCGGGAGAAGCAAGAGACGTTAAAATTGTTAATAGTTTAGCATATATTGCAGATGGTTCAGGGGGGGTGGTCATTATATCATTACCTATTGAGGTCGATTCAATTATATGGAACAGCGAAACTAGCCTTTCTTTTTCAGTATCAGGATTTGAAATACCTGCGCATTATACTCTAAAAATATATAATGAAATGGGAAGTGCTGAATTATCTGGTGCAATCACCCTTGTTCCACCCGAACAATCATACCTTTTAGAGACAAAAGCAATTATCGTAGCCGGAACAAATTCTGATAATAAAATTTGGAACGAAACCAAACTGGCCGCAGACTATGCCTATAATGCTCTTCTCTTTCAGGGATATACCGCAGAGAGTATTTATTATCTCAGTCCGGTGATAACATCAGATAAAGTAGATGCACAATCCACTTATGACAATTTATCATATGCCATAAATACCTGGACTAGACAAAACCCATCAGCTACCGAACTGCTTATTTATTTTGTAGATCATGGTAATAGCGGTAACTTTATCATAAATACATCAGAAAAACTGAATGTGGCAGAACTTGATAACTGGCTTGATAAACTTCAAAATGATTTGAGTATCCCCATAATATTCATTTACGATGCCTGCCAGTCAGGAACATTTCTTCCCCAATTGACACCACCTGATGTTAAAGAACGTATTAACATCACCGGAGCTTCAGCAGAAAATGCATGGTTCTTAAATGAAGGAAAACTTTCATTTTCATATCAATTCTGGGATGCAATATATAAAAGTGGAGAATTATCTGATGCATTTACCTGGGGCAGAAACCAGATGCAACCCTACCAGAATGCCCAGATAGATGCCAATGGAAACGGAATTGGAAATGAAGCGGAAGATGAAACCCTATCAGATAACATGAAGATTCGCAGAGGTTACAGACCACAGACTGATATACCCTATATCTATAATGTATCCGCTCCGCAAACTCTTTATGAAAAAACTTCTGCATCAATACATGCCTCTGTAAGTTATGTAAAAAATAGAAGTGAAATACGAAAATTATGGGCTATTATAACACCGCCTGACTTTGATCCCGAATCACCGGATACACCGATCACCGATCTTCTTGAAATTGAACTTTTAGATACTGATGAAGATAATATTTACGAAGCTGTTTACAATGATTTTACTATAAACGGCTTATATAAAATTATTATATGCGCAATGAACACTGAAGGTGTATATTCATTGTTCAAGGAAACTTCGGTTTATAAATCATCTAAATATATTGTCGCTGTTTCCGATCCGAAGAAGATATATAATGATAATATCTCTACAACAATATGGGCTGCCTTGGATAGTAAATATAAACATGTCAAAATAACAAGAGTATGGGCAGAGATCATACCGCCAGAACTGAATGAGAAAACGGATCAGATAGAATTGTATGATTTGAAAAATGATGGTATTTTTGAAGCAGAATATGGCAACTTTATCGGAGATGGTGCATACCAAGTTAATATTTACGCAACGGATGAGAACGGTTACACTTCACCCTTCATGCAGACAGTCATAACACATAAGAAGGATGATACAAATAGAGATATATATGAAGAAGATGATAGTTTTGAAATGACAACATATATAAAGGTAAATGATATAAGACATCACAATTTTCATGACTGTGGCGATATTGATATTGCAAATAATTACCTCCAAAAAGAAATTTTATACAGAGTTACAGTCCGAAGTACCAGTGATATATGTGACCCTTTGTTCCAAATATTCACGATTGAAGGTAATGATTACAAGCCGGTTACTGAAATCATAAAAAATATCGGTGTTGGTAAAAATGATTCTTTAAGTTTTATATGTCAGTCAAGCAATGTTTACTTTATCAAAATTAGCAACTCAGATCCAAATATTTTCGGTCAGGATATTACTTACGATTTAGAAATTGAAAGACCCATCGAAGGAAATGTCGGAATTATTCAAGGTACTATTATTTCACCTTCAGGTGCGCCTATATCAAATGCAATAATTTATTCTAACGGAGGCGGTTCGGATATTAGTAGGGACAATGGTTTCTTTTCAATAACAGACCCGGTCGGTTCTCATATTTTTACAGTTGAAGCATATGGATATAATATTTATCAGACATCTGTTACATGTAGCCAAAACAATACATTGCATCTCAACATCATTTTGGATACTGCTGATGCTAAACCGGGTGATATAAACGGTGATGGAGCGATCATGTTGTCTGATGCATTAATAGCCTTGCAGATTGCAGCAGGCTATTCTGAATTTTCCCAAACTGTTTGCAAAAACGCAGATATAAACAACGATTTTCTATTAGGTCTTGAGGAAGCAATATTTGTTATGCAAAATGTTTCTGAAAAATGA
- a CDS encoding response regulator, protein MKIRIWLFDDEKSVLEFLRELFEAFGYEVFCFESPGKILESLNFINSEDQADLIITDIQMPDMDGMEFVEKLNSSGFDKDNIAVISGYWTEEYSAFAQKFGVRMFDKPVDIKELLTWVNERRCCTDSCLCKCLVYEPL, encoded by the coding sequence ATGAAGATACGTATTTGGTTATTTGATGATGAAAAATCAGTTCTGGAATTTCTTAGAGAGCTGTTTGAGGCTTTTGGATATGAAGTGTTCTGTTTTGAATCGCCTGGTAAGATTCTTGAATCTTTAAACTTTATCAATTCTGAAGATCAGGCTGATCTTATCATCACTGATATTCAGATGCCTGATATGGATGGGATGGAGTTTGTGGAAAAACTGAATTCCTCCGGCTTTGATAAGGATAATATTGCTGTGATCTCCGGTTACTGGACTGAGGAATACAGTGCTTTTGCTCAGAAGTTTGGAGTGAGGATGTTTGATAAACCTGTTGATATTAAAGAACTTCTGACTTGGGTTAATGAAAGGAGGTGCTGTACTGATTCTTGTTTATGTAAGTGCCTGGTTTATGAGCCGCTTTAG
- a CDS encoding OmpP1/FadL family transporter, with translation MFSHVLLNPAFCENNMQRIEIPSSPNPVGSGARALGMGGAFIAIADDATAASWNPGGLIWLDQLEISVVGAAFHRIEDNSFRIYPDADGNQTVSQFNLNYLSAAFPFSFKDFNMVVSLNYQHLYDFTRKWDFSLKESGEEWYHQDVDYRSEGGLSAIGFAYCVQINKRISLGLTFNIWDDGISKNEWEQNTYQWGQGTDGKDKFVEEIRTFDKYTFSGYNFNFGLLWKRVNDSNLTIGAVIKTPFEADMEHEHSFHDISQYYELPSMFDQVSSDSFNENATLDMPLSYGIGFSYRFSDHFTASLDIYRTEWGDFVLTDSNGRETSPVSGKVITESDIDPTHQVRIGGEYLGFEASGYVFPVCFGAFYDPAPAEGSPDDFFGISIGSGITDGKRFTFDVAYQYRFGNDVGGSILKDWKFSQDVSEHTVYSSFIMYFK, from the coding sequence ATGTTTTCACATGTTTTATTAAATCCGGCATTTTGTGAAAATAATATGCAGCGAATTGAAATCCCGTCTTCTCCCAATCCTGTGGGATCTGGAGCCAGGGCCTTGGGAATGGGCGGTGCTTTTATTGCCATTGCAGATGATGCAACAGCCGCATCCTGGAATCCGGGCGGACTGATCTGGCTGGATCAACTGGAAATTTCGGTTGTTGGTGCAGCTTTTCACCGGATAGAAGATAATAGTTTTAGAATTTACCCGGATGCTGATGGAAATCAGACCGTATCCCAGTTCAACCTAAATTATCTCAGCGCTGCATTTCCCTTTTCCTTTAAAGACTTCAATATGGTTGTTTCCCTTAATTACCAGCATCTTTATGACTTTACAAGAAAGTGGGATTTTTCCCTCAAGGAGTCAGGTGAGGAATGGTATCACCAGGATGTGGATTACAGGTCTGAAGGAGGGCTTTCAGCAATTGGCTTTGCATACTGCGTTCAGATCAACAAAAGGATTTCACTCGGCCTTACTTTCAATATATGGGATGACGGAATTAGTAAAAATGAGTGGGAGCAGAACACATACCAGTGGGGCCAGGGCACAGATGGAAAAGATAAATTTGTTGAAGAGATACGCACCTTTGATAAATATACATTCAGCGGATATAATTTCAATTTCGGATTGCTGTGGAAAAGAGTAAATGACAGCAATTTAACCATAGGGGCAGTAATAAAAACTCCCTTTGAAGCAGACATGGAACACGAACACTCATTTCATGATATAAGCCAGTATTACGAACTGCCCTCAATGTTTGATCAGGTGTCTTCAGACTCATTTAATGAAAATGCAACACTGGATATGCCATTGTCTTACGGTATAGGATTTTCCTACCGATTTTCAGATCATTTTACCGCATCCCTGGATATTTACAGAACAGAATGGGGTGATTTTGTTTTAACTGATTCCAATGGCAGGGAAACATCGCCTGTTAGCGGCAAGGTCATAACAGAATCAGATATTGATCCGACCCATCAGGTTCGGATAGGAGGGGAATATCTTGGCTTTGAAGCATCAGGATATGTGTTTCCAGTATGTTTTGGTGCTTTTTACGACCCGGCCCCGGCTGAAGGAAGTCCCGATGATTTCTTTGGCATCAGTATCGGTTCAGGAATAACCGACGGGAAACGGTTTACATTTGATGTGGCCTATCAGTATCGGTTTGGAAATGATGTTGGAGGATCAATTCTAAAAGATTGGAAATTTTCTCAGGATGTGTCAGAGCATACGGTTTATTCGTCATTTATTATGTATTTTAAATAA
- a CDS encoding formylglycine-generating enzyme family protein, whose amino-acid sequence MMIRFVYPNAKPRENKFIGCGRFFASLPENDFGLKPVNPDIVNVQEVMDAAEKLAPESFHSEKTVYEIKDIPEEKYEGDSLDLAYLLALISRSQEVAFCHDTHETDIWCTGCIDIKNNEMPYLKQVKPPGFSIKLRAFISQDKDVLFIVPVANIQPEHKKLLEDSQVRLLFLKQLQKDKAEFAELLKQKTILAVHGTELKQLTGFIFPKPADTAESNRKKRFLFFLIAIIFMIAVPGVFMLYQKFHQKSQNSLIMSYDSKLQNKKPENLTEPETGMIFVWIPGGCFDMGCDTGADDTCSEYETSVHRVCVDGFWLGKHEVTQAQWIKRMGSNPSWFMECGPDCPVEQVSWNDVKAFIQKLNENNKIAGAFCLPTEAQWEFACKNGGTENILPEIIEADTTYKTGQIGEDISGLCDMKTNVMEWCDDTFSHTAYQGHSLNNPVYTGQGQYKVARGSSWSMPSAYLPCTHRSKYLTDAISGNVGFRLIWVPSENSLKG is encoded by the coding sequence ATGATGATACGGTTTGTCTATCCCAATGCAAAGCCGAGAGAAAACAAGTTTATCGGATGCGGCAGATTTTTTGCGTCATTACCGGAAAATGATTTCGGACTAAAACCTGTAAATCCTGATATTGTTAATGTACAGGAAGTTATGGATGCAGCAGAAAAACTGGCACCTGAATCTTTTCATTCGGAAAAGACTGTATATGAAATAAAGGATATCCCTGAAGAAAAATACGAGGGGGATTCACTGGATCTGGCATACTTACTCGCGTTAATCAGCCGTTCACAGGAGGTTGCTTTTTGCCATGACACACATGAAACCGATATCTGGTGTACCGGATGTATAGACATAAAAAACAATGAAATGCCCTATTTAAAACAGGTAAAACCACCGGGATTTTCAATAAAACTTCGAGCATTTATTTCCCAGGACAAAGATGTTTTGTTTATTGTACCTGTGGCAAATATTCAACCGGAGCATAAGAAATTACTTGAAGATTCTCAGGTACGTCTTCTGTTTTTGAAACAATTACAAAAAGATAAGGCTGAATTTGCAGAACTTTTAAAACAAAAAACGATTCTCGCAGTTCACGGAACAGAATTAAAACAACTGACAGGGTTTATCTTTCCAAAGCCTGCTGATACTGCTGAATCAAACAGGAAAAAAAGATTTTTATTCTTCCTGATTGCCATAATTTTTATGATTGCAGTTCCTGGTGTCTTTATGCTGTATCAAAAATTTCATCAAAAGTCACAGAACTCTCTTATCATGAGTTATGACAGCAAGTTGCAGAACAAGAAACCGGAAAACCTGACAGAACCCGAAACCGGTATGATATTTGTTTGGATTCCCGGAGGCTGTTTTGATATGGGTTGTGATACAGGAGCAGATGATACCTGCTCAGAATATGAAACATCTGTTCACAGGGTGTGCGTTGACGGTTTCTGGCTGGGAAAACATGAGGTTACGCAGGCACAATGGATAAAAAGAATGGGAAGCAACCCTTCATGGTTTATGGAATGCGGCCCGGATTGCCCGGTTGAACAGGTCAGTTGGAATGATGTAAAGGCATTTATACAGAAACTGAATGAAAATAATAAGATTGCCGGGGCATTTTGTTTACCAACTGAAGCTCAATGGGAATTTGCTTGTAAGAACGGGGGAACGGAAAACATCCTGCCGGAGATAATTGAAGCTGATACAACCTATAAAACAGGGCAGATCGGTGAAGACATTTCAGGTTTGTGCGATATGAAAACCAATGTCATGGAATGGTGTGATGATACTTTCAGTCATACAGCTTATCAGGGGCATTCTCTGAATAATCCGGTTTATACAGGTCAGGGACAATATAAAGTTGCCCGTGGAAGCAGTTGGAGTATGCCTTCAGCCTATTTACCCTGTACGCACAGGTCTAAATATTTAACAGATGCAATATCCGGAAATGTCGGATTCCGCCTGATATGGGTTCCGTCTGAAAATTCTTTAAAGGGGTAA